The Salegentibacter sp. Hel_I_6 region CGATCTTTAATCAGCTTTTATGGAAAAAGGAATTTAGATTATTCCAGCTCCTTTATTTTAATATTTCTAAACCATACTTTATCGCTGTGATCTTGCAAAGCAATATGACCTTCCCGGTTTTTACCAAAATCTTCCCAATCTTTAAATTTGGAATTTTCTACCATTTTGCTCCATTCCTCGCCATGAACCGGAAATTCATTAATCAAAGTCCCGTTTAGACGAACTGAACCTTTATTAGTTCTATGATTAATTCTAATAACGGTTTCGTTCCATTCTCCCGCGTTTCTGGTTTTGTCTTCACTTGGAGGCATCATATCGTAAAGGGCACCTGCCTGTCTAACTTCCCCATTTTTCGCATCGGGATGTAGTTTATTATCTAAAATTTGTATTTCAGGACCGGTTAAATAAGGTTCAGAATAATCTTCACTTTCCTGAACTCCCCACATAATGCCGCTATTTCCACCTTCTGAAATTTTCCATTCCAGAGAAAGTTCAAAATTGGTATAGGTTTTTTCTGAAATTAGATTCTCAGAAGATTCACGATCTCCTTCTGCAGGAGAAAACGCAAGAACGCCATCTTCTACCTGCCACTGATCTGAAATTGAATCGGCATTAAAAGCTTTCCAACCTTTAAGGTCCTGCCCATTGAATAATTTGTCCCAATTTTCATCATTATCAGCCATTGCTGTAGTGTCACTAGCCGCATCAGCTTCATAGGCATCTTTAGTCTCTTGTTCTTTTTTATCAGATTTACAAGCGGTTGCTAAAACGGCTGCAGTTGCTAATATTAAACTTACTTTCTTCATTATATATGTTTAGTTAATTCCTAAGATTCGTTTTAATTTTTGTTCGTCTATTTCACTACCGGCAAAATCATCAAATTTCTTTTCGGTAGCTTCAATTATATGGCTTTGGATAAAAGGCGCTCCTTCGCGTGCGCCCTGGTCTGGAGATTTGATACAGCATTCCCATTCGAGAACTGCCCAAACATCACAGCCATATTCGGTTAATTTAGAAAATATGGTTTTAAAATCTACCTGGCCGTCTCCGGGGTGTCTATATCTTCCTGCACGATCTCTCCAGTCACCATAACCACCAAAGGAGCCTTTTTTTCCTGTAGGATTAAATTCGGCATCTTTTACGTGAAACATTTTTATGAATTCGTGATAATGGTCTATATAAGAAATATAATCTAACTGTTGAAGCACAAAGTGGCTGGGGTCATACAATAAATTAACCCTTTTGTGATTATTTGTCGCTTCTAAAAAACGCTCAAAAGTAACCCCATCGTGAAGATCTTCACCAGGATGAACTTCATAACAAACATCTACGTTTTGTTCATCAAATTCATTTAAAATTGGCGTCCAGCGCTTTGCAAGTTCTTTAAATCCCATTTCTACAAGGCCTTCTGGTCTTTGCGGCCAGGGATGAGCGGTGTGCCAAAGCAGGGAACCGCTAAAAGTTCCGTGCACATCCAGTCCAAAATTTCTGCTGGCACGGGCGGCACTTTTCATTTGTTCAACAGCCCATTCGGTTCTTGCTTTTGGATTATTTCTAACTTCTTTCGGTGCAAAATTATCGAACATGGTATCATAAGCCGAATGCACCGCGACAAGTTGACCCTGTAAGTGTGTACAAAGCTCGGTAACTTCTAAGCCGTAAGATTCTACTTTTCCTTTAATTTCCTGGCAATAATCTTTGCTTTCTCCGGCTTTTGTTAAATCGATTAAAGCCGATTCCCAGGTTGGGATTTGTATTCCTTTATATCCTAAATCTGCTGCCCATTTGCACAAACCATCCAAGCTGTTTAATGGCGCTTTACTGTCCATAAATTGTGCTAAATAAACGGCAGGTCCTTTTATTGTTTTCATATTCCTCTTATTTTATGCGTCTAACTTTACCCAAACATTTCCTTTGGCGTGAGAGTCTACTACTTTTTCTATAAAGTTCATCCCGCGTATACCGTCTTTCATTGTGGGAAATTCTGCGGGATGATATTTTTCACCATTTATAGCTTTTGCAACTCCTTTATAGATATTTCCCATAGAATCAAAGATACCTTCAGGATGTCCCGGAGGCAATTTTGTTCCGTCTAAAGAAAGCGCAGAGTTATATTCGTGCCCTGGTTTTAAAACTTTCATAGGTTGACCGTCTTCTAACTTATAAAGGTAATTCGGGTTTTCCTGCTCCCATTTTAAGCCGGCTTTTTTACCATAGATCTTAACAGCAAAATTGTTTTCCTCTCCTGTAGCGATCTGGCTGGATCTAAGTACTCCTTTCACAAATTCTGAAAAGCGAAGCAGTACGGTACCATCAACATCCATTCTATTGTCGGAATACACGTAATTTAGATCGGCTAAAAGTTCTTTTACTTCCAGGCCGGTAACATACTCAATCATATCAAAGGCGTGTGTACCAATATCGCCTATACAGCAACTAATACCGCCTTTTTCTGGATCAAGCCTCCAAATACTATTTCTCTCTTCTTTATTATGAATTATAGGATTTATCCAACCCTGGTAATATTGAACGTCTATCTTTTGAACTTCACCAATCTCGCCAGCTGCGATCATCTCTTTCATCTGGCGAATCATTGGGTAACCGGTATAAGTATATGTTACCGCAAAAATAGTTTTCGATTTATTAAGCGTGTCTTCAAGGATTTTCGCTTCCTCGTAAGTAGTTGTCATTGGTTTTTCACAAATCACGTGGAAACCATTTTCCAAAAGCTGTTTTGCCATTGGGAAATGCAAGAAATTCGGCGTTAGAATAGACACCGCTTGTATGCGTTCTTCTTCCGGTAATTTTGCTTCTTCAGCAATTAAATGGTCCAGGTCTTTATAAACCCTATCGGTTCCAATTCCTAATTCCTGAGCGAATTTTTTACTATCTTCAGGATCAGGATTAAAAACCCCACCTACAAATTCAAATTTATCAAACATAGAAGAAGCCACCCGGTGTAAGATCCCGATAAGGGAATCGCCGCCGCCGCCTAATACTCCTAATTTTATTTTTTTACCCATAATTTTTTAATCTTTTGTTTGGTTATATTTCAATATCCTTTTTCGCGATTTCTTCATTTTTGAAGAAAATAGCAAATATTATCATTACTACAAAGGCAAATCCTGCCGGAACTATCCATATTTGTTGCCAGTCGTGAGTGCCATCTGCATTTAAATAAAGGTCACTAATTTGTCCTGCTACCCAGAATCCAATTAGCATCCCAAAACCATAAGTAGCCAGCGTAATTAAACCTTGCGCAGCACTTTTAATTTTTGGTCCCGCTTTAGAATCGGTATAGATCTGGCCAGAAACAAAGAAGAAATCGTAACAAATTCCGTGAAGTGCTATTCCTATAATTAGCATGAATGTAAGTTCACCGGTGTCTCCAAAGGCGAATAGGATATACCTGACTGTCCAGGCCAACATTCCGGCGAGAATCGTAATTTTAAACCCGAATTTTTTGAAAAAATATGGAATTAATAATAAAAACAAAGCTTCGGAAACCTGACCTATAGACATCATTGCTGTAGGATCTTCCATACCAGTTTCAGAAAGAAATAGATTGGTATGTTGATAATAAAAAGCTAGTGGAATAGATATTAAAATAGATGAGATGAAGAAAATCAAAAAGTTTCTTCCTTTAAGTAAACCAATAGCTTCTAGCCCTAAGATATCTGAAATAGTTACTTTTTCTCCTTTACTACTTGGCGGAGTTTTAGGCAATGTGAAACTAAATAATCCCAAAACTGCTGAAGCAATCGCGGCCATTAAAAAAGTGTAACGTAGCATTCCTTCCGCACGACCCTCAGAGGAGTCCCAGGCGAAAACCAGGCTTATTACCAGACCTGAAATTATCCAGCCAATAGTTCCAAAAACACGAACGCTGGCAAATTGTTTTGAAGGATCTGTCATTTGGTAAAAGGAAATAGAATTTACTAAAGCCAGGGTTGGCATATAAAGAATCATATACCCTAAAATAAAAGGATAAAAACTGGTGAAATCTTCTGCTTGAAACATCATATACAGCAAGATGGCCCCGATTATATGCAGCACCCCTAAAATGCGTTCAGCATTAAAAAACCTGTCGGCAATAAGTCCTATAATAAAGGGAGCCACTATTGCTCCCCATGATTGTGTTGAAAAGGCCATAGCTGTTTGACCTCCCGTAGCATCTAAATTTTGCGGTAAAAACGTACTCAGTGTTACAAACCAACCACCCCAAATAAAAAATTCGAGGAACATCATGGTTGATAGCTGAAATCTGGTTAAAATTTTCATTATTTTTTGTGGCTTCTCTTAGTTATTGTTGCTGTTTAATTTGCTGCCAACTTCTATTAAAAGTTCTTTTGTGGCTTTAATACCTTCTTCGGGAGATAAATTCTCACCTTCGTATTCTACACCTACAAAACCGGTATAACCTGCATCCTTAACTAGTTTTAAGATTCTCTCATAATCCAGAGTGGTTTCCTGGCCTTCCTCATTAAAATCGTAAGATTTTGCGCTTACTGCCATTGCGTGGGGCATCATTTCTTCTATACCCTGGTATTTTGGATATTCTTCGATACATTTTGCTTCCCAACGTTCACCACCTTCTCTTTTTAAACAAAAGTTTCCAAAATCGGGTAGAGTTCCACAGTTTTCCATATTTACGTTTTCAATTACTTCTACCAGTAGCGCAGCATCAGAAGAAAGATAACCGTGATTTTCTACAAGAACATTTACATTTTTTTCAGCGGCATATTCACTAAGAGCTTTTAGACCTTGGGTTGCTGAAGTTTTCCATTCTTCTGGTTCTTCACTTCCAAAAAGATTTACACGTATTGAGTGCGCTCCCAAAAAACTGGCGGCATCAACCCATTTTTTATGATTTTCAACGGCTTCTTCACGTTCTGTTTTATCAGGGCTTGCAAGTTCACCTTCGCCATCTACCATTATTAGAACATTCTCAACATTAAATTCTTCACTTTTTGCTTTTAAAGTATCAAGTACTTTTTGCATAGATTCTTCCGGATTATCGGAATCCTTAATTTTTTCAGCATAAAAACTGCTTACATATTCCACACCTTCAAAATTCATTTCACTTGCTTTTTCAGCAAAATCCATCGGATCTAATTCGCCGGCAAAAATTGGTTTATTTAGAGACCATTGCGCTAGAGAGAGTTTAAAGAATGGTTTAGCATTTTCTTCGGGCTGTACTTCAGCGGTTTCGGTATCTTTATTTTCTGCTTTTTGATCTTTACATGAGTAAATTCCCAGCGATAAAAAAAGAGCAAAAAAGAGTGAATAAATTCTAGTTGGTGTAATTTTCATAAAGTGAATTTAAGAGTTCCTATAATGTGATTTTACTGATAATTTAGAATCTTAAAAGTATACTTTTTTTTAAAGAAGTAAAATTATAGCTTGAAATTTATATATTTGGAAGGATTCGATGAACTTAATTATTAATTAACTACAGGACAGTGAGCAATTATTATGAAAATGACACTTATGATGCGATAGTCGTAGGTACCGGAATTAGCGGCGGTTGGGCTGCAAAAGAGCTTAGTGAAAAAGGATTTAAAACCCTTGTTCTTGAGCGGGGGCGTATGGTAAAACATATTGAGGATTATCCTACTATGAATGATGATCCCTGGGATTATAAGTTTAAAGGGCAATTAACCCGGGAGGAAGAAAAGCGTCAACCCAAGCAGGCACGTACCGGTTATACCACTAATAAAGCCAGTGCCCATTGGTTTGTAGACGATGTTAAACACCCTTATAATGAAACGAAAAGATTTGACTGGATGCGTGGATATCACGTTGGAGGAAGATCTATAATGTGGGGGCGTCACAGTTATCGATTGAGTGAATTAGATTTTACCGCCAATAAAGAAGACGGGCACGGTGTAGATTGGCCAATTAGATATAAAGATATCGCGCCCTGGTATGATTATGTAGAATCTTATATTGGAGTAAGTGGAGAAAATCTTGGCTTAAGCCAGTTACCCGATGGTAAATTTCTTCCGCAAATGCCTCTTAACTGTGTAGAAGATCACCTTAAGAAAAGTATGGCTGAAAACTTTACTGATGGTCGTGTTTTGACCGCAGGAAGAGTAGCCCACCTAACTGGAGATAAAGAATTTGAAGGCCGTTCTAATTGTCAATTTAGAAATCGTTGTATTAGAGGTTGTCCTTATGGAGCTTATTTTAGTAGTAATTCTTCTACTTTACCTGCTGCCGAAAGAACAGGGAATATGACTTTAAGACCAAACTCTGTGGTACACGAAGTTGTTTACGATCCTGAGACCAAACTGGCTACCGGGGTAAAAATTATTGATGCCGAAACCAAAGAAGAAATAGAATTCAAAGCTAATGTGGTTTTCCTTTGTGCTTCTGCCATTGCTTCAACAAGTATTTTGATGCAGTCAAAATCTGATAGATTTGAAAATGGAATGGGTAATGATAGTGGAGAATTAGGACATAATGTGATGGACCATCACTTTAAAGCTGGTGCTTCCGGAAAATATGATGGTTTTGAAGATCAATATTATAAAGGAAGAAAACCAAACGGAATCTATTTACCTCGATTTAGAAATATAAACGGAAGTGATAATCTTGGATTTACCCGAGGGTATGGATACCAGGGTGGTGCAGGTCGTGGAGACTGGAGTGAAAGCATAGCCGAAGCCTCTTATGGAAAAGAACTAAAAGAAGCCATTGTGAAACCGGGTGGTTGGACGATGGGCTTAATGGGCTTTGGAGAAACATTACCTTACCACGAAAATAAAATGACGCTTAATTACGAGAAGACTGACGAATGGGGTCTACCAACCATAACTTTTGATGCAGAGTTCAAAGAAAACGAACTTAAAATGAGAAAAGATATGGTAGAGCAAGCCGTAGAAATGTTGGAAAAAGGAGGCTTCAAGGATGTAGCCGGATATGATGATATTGGCGCCCCTGGTTTGGGAATTCACGAAATGGGAACTGCACGAATGGGTAGAGATCCAAAAACTTCTGTATTAAACGGGAATAACCAGGTACACGCAGTTCGCAATGTTTATGTAACTGATGGTGCTTTTATGACTTCTGCTGGATGCCAAAATCCATCTTTAACTTATATGGCTATGACAGCTAGAGCAGCAGATCATGCTTCCAAGAATTTCAAAAAATCTAACGCTTAAAAATTAGGATTATGAATAGAAGACAGGCATTAAGAAATATAGGACTTGGAGCCGGGGCTATAATTGTTGGTCCTACTACTTTAAGTCTTTTACAAAGCTGTAAAAATGATCCAACCTATAACTGGGAACCTACTTTTTTAGCAGCTTCTAATGGTTTTGCATTAAAGCAAATTCTAGAAGTAATTATTCCTAAAACCGATACTCCTGGAGCAGAGGATTTAAATATTGCTGAATTTATTGATTCTTATATGGAAGAAGTAGCTTCTGAAGAAAGACAGGAGAATTTTAAACAATCTGCCGATGCTTTTTCCAGAGCATTTAAGAACGAATTTGATAAAGAAGAAGGTGAAGGTAGCGCAGAAGAATATGAGCAAATTGTTGCTAAATATTTGAAAGCCACACCTGCAGAAAGAGACGAAATCGCAAAGCGTAATACTGAAACTCAAGATCCCCAGGATAAAGACCAGAAAGTAACTTTAGATGCCGATGCCGGTACTTTAGCATATCTTGAGGAAATAAGGAGTATGGGAATTTGGGCTTATAAAACCAGTGAAGAAATTGGAGAAAATGTAATGTGGTACGATCCCATTCCCGGGGAATATATCCCGTGTGGTCCAACCGATGAACTTGGTGGAGGTAAGGCTATGTCCCTTTAAATTTCATTTATTTTAGTTTAAATAAAAATACCTCACAGCTTTTAAACTGTGAGGTATTTTCTTATTACATAAGTTTAAAAGCTTATTTTAAATATTCCAGCACGTTATTTTCAATACGGGTTTCAATATTATTAATGTCACTTTTTACAAAAGCTTCCCCGGTAATTTTTTCGTACAATTCTACATACCGTTCAGAAACCGATTCGATATATTTATCGCTCATTTCAGGTAGTATTTGACCTTCCTTTCCTTGAAACTGATTTTCTATGAGCCACTGTCTTACAAATTCCTTGGATAATTGTTTTTGTGGTTCATCTTTATCCTGTCTTTCCCTGTAGCCATCGGCATAAAAATATCTGGAAGAATCCGGCGTGTGAATTTCATCTATTAGAACAATTTCACCATCGGCTGTTTTTCCGAATTCATATTTTGTATCTACCAGAATCAAATCTCTTTTCGCGGCGATTTCAGTTCCGCGTTTAAAAAGATTGCGGGTGTACTTTTCAAGGATTTCGTAGTCTTCTTTAGTAACAATTGCACGTTTTAGAATATCTTCTTTTGAGATATCTTCATCGTGATCGCCTTGTTCGGCTTTGGTAGCGGGAGTGATAATAGGTACGGGAAATTTGTCATTTTCCTTCATTCCGTTAGGCATTTCTACTCCGCAAAGCATCCTTTTTCCGGCTTTATATTCCCTTGCAGCGTGACCGGCCAAATAACCGCGAATAACCATTTCAATTTTGAAAGGTTGACAAGCCTGGCCAACGGCCACATTAGGATCTGGTGTTGCTTCCAGCCAGTTGGGAACAATATTTCGGGTTGCTTCCATCATTTTGGTCGCAATTTGATTAAGTATTTGACCTTTATAGGGAATTCCCTTTGGCATTACCACATCAAAGGCCGAAAGCCTATCGGTCGCTACAATAACGAGCTTATTGTTTTTTAAAGTATAAACATCCCTTACTTTTCCTTTGTAAACATCGGTTTGACCGGGAAAATTGAAATTGGTCTCTGTAATGGTATTCTTCATTTAAATTTATTCAGTATGTTCAATTTCTTTATAGGCAGAAATAATCTTTTTCACCAACCTGTGTCTAATTACGTCTTTATCATCCAGGTAGATCATTCCTACGCCTTTTACTTCTTTTAGTACCAGTAAAGCTTCCTTTAACCCAGAAATCACTCTTCGAGGTAAATCTATTTGTCCCGGGTCTCCGGTGATCATAAATTTCGCACTTTTCCCCATTCTGGTAAGGAACATTTTCATTTGTGCGTGGGTAGTATTTTGAGCTTCATCAAGGATTACAAAAGCATTGTCTAAGGTACGACCACGCATAAAAGCAAGTGGGGCTATTTGGATAACTCCTTTTTCAATAAAAGAGTCCAGCCTTTCTTGCGGGATCATATCGCGCAACGCATCATAAAGTGGTTGCATGTAAGGGTCAAGTTTTTCTTTAAGATCTCCCGGTAGAAAACCTAAATTCTCTCCAGCCTCAACGGCTGGCCGGGTTAAAATAATTCTACGAACTTGTTTTTCCTTTAAAGCTTTAACGGCAAGAGCAACCCCGGTATAGGTTTTACCGGTTCCCGCCGGGCCAATGGCAAAAACCATATCGTTTTTGCGCATCAATTCTACCAATTTACGCTGGTTGGCAGTTTGTGGTTTAATTAATTTTCCACCAACTCCGTGTACCAAAACTTCGCCACTATCCTCTGAAGTTTGATAATCTGAACGGTCTTCACTGGTGAGTACTCTTTCAATCACATTCT contains the following coding sequences:
- a CDS encoding DUF1080 domain-containing protein, whose protein sequence is MKKVSLILATAAVLATACKSDKKEQETKDAYEADAASDTTAMADNDENWDKLFNGQDLKGWKAFNADSISDQWQVEDGVLAFSPAEGDRESSENLISEKTYTNFELSLEWKISEGGNSGIMWGVQESEDYSEPYLTGPEIQILDNKLHPDAKNGEVRQAGALYDMMPPSEDKTRNAGEWNETVIRINHRTNKGSVRLNGTLINEFPVHGEEWSKMVENSKFKDWEDFGKNREGHIALQDHSDKVWFRNIKIKELE
- a CDS encoding sugar phosphate isomerase/epimerase, translating into MKTIKGPAVYLAQFMDSKAPLNSLDGLCKWAADLGYKGIQIPTWESALIDLTKAGESKDYCQEIKGKVESYGLEVTELCTHLQGQLVAVHSAYDTMFDNFAPKEVRNNPKARTEWAVEQMKSAARASRNFGLDVHGTFSGSLLWHTAHPWPQRPEGLVEMGFKELAKRWTPILNEFDEQNVDVCYEVHPGEDLHDGVTFERFLEATNNHKRVNLLYDPSHFVLQQLDYISYIDHYHEFIKMFHVKDAEFNPTGKKGSFGGYGDWRDRAGRYRHPGDGQVDFKTIFSKLTEYGCDVWAVLEWECCIKSPDQGAREGAPFIQSHIIEATEKKFDDFAGSEIDEQKLKRILGIN
- a CDS encoding Gfo/Idh/MocA family protein — encoded protein: MGKKIKLGVLGGGGDSLIGILHRVASSMFDKFEFVGGVFNPDPEDSKKFAQELGIGTDRVYKDLDHLIAEEAKLPEEERIQAVSILTPNFLHFPMAKQLLENGFHVICEKPMTTTYEEAKILEDTLNKSKTIFAVTYTYTGYPMIRQMKEMIAAGEIGEVQKIDVQYYQGWINPIIHNKEERNSIWRLDPEKGGISCCIGDIGTHAFDMIEYVTGLEVKELLADLNYVYSDNRMDVDGTVLLRFSEFVKGVLRSSQIATGEENNFAVKIYGKKAGLKWEQENPNYLYKLEDGQPMKVLKPGHEYNSALSLDGTKLPPGHPEGIFDSMGNIYKGVAKAINGEKYHPAEFPTMKDGIRGMNFIEKVVDSHAKGNVWVKLDA
- a CDS encoding nucleoside permease, producing the protein MKILTRFQLSTMMFLEFFIWGGWFVTLSTFLPQNLDATGGQTAMAFSTQSWGAIVAPFIIGLIADRFFNAERILGVLHIIGAILLYMMFQAEDFTSFYPFILGYMILYMPTLALVNSISFYQMTDPSKQFASVRVFGTIGWIISGLVISLVFAWDSSEGRAEGMLRYTFLMAAIASAVLGLFSFTLPKTPPSSKGEKVTISDILGLEAIGLLKGRNFLIFFISSILISIPLAFYYQHTNLFLSETGMEDPTAMMSIGQVSEALFLLLIPYFFKKFGFKITILAGMLAWTVRYILFAFGDTGELTFMLIIGIALHGICYDFFFVSGQIYTDSKAGPKIKSAAQGLITLATYGFGMLIGFWVAGQISDLYLNADGTHDWQQIWIVPAGFAFVVMIIFAIFFKNEEIAKKDIEI
- a CDS encoding sugar phosphate isomerase/epimerase codes for the protein MKITPTRIYSLFFALFLSLGIYSCKDQKAENKDTETAEVQPEENAKPFFKLSLAQWSLNKPIFAGELDPMDFAEKASEMNFEGVEYVSSFYAEKIKDSDNPEESMQKVLDTLKAKSEEFNVENVLIMVDGEGELASPDKTEREEAVENHKKWVDAASFLGAHSIRVNLFGSEEPEEWKTSATQGLKALSEYAAEKNVNVLVENHGYLSSDAALLVEVIENVNMENCGTLPDFGNFCLKREGGERWEAKCIEEYPKYQGIEEMMPHAMAVSAKSYDFNEEGQETTLDYERILKLVKDAGYTGFVGVEYEGENLSPEEGIKATKELLIEVGSKLNSNNN
- a CDS encoding GMC oxidoreductase yields the protein MSNYYENDTYDAIVVGTGISGGWAAKELSEKGFKTLVLERGRMVKHIEDYPTMNDDPWDYKFKGQLTREEEKRQPKQARTGYTTNKASAHWFVDDVKHPYNETKRFDWMRGYHVGGRSIMWGRHSYRLSELDFTANKEDGHGVDWPIRYKDIAPWYDYVESYIGVSGENLGLSQLPDGKFLPQMPLNCVEDHLKKSMAENFTDGRVLTAGRVAHLTGDKEFEGRSNCQFRNRCIRGCPYGAYFSSNSSTLPAAERTGNMTLRPNSVVHEVVYDPETKLATGVKIIDAETKEEIEFKANVVFLCASAIASTSILMQSKSDRFENGMGNDSGELGHNVMDHHFKAGASGKYDGFEDQYYKGRKPNGIYLPRFRNINGSDNLGFTRGYGYQGGAGRGDWSESIAEASYGKELKEAIVKPGGWTMGLMGFGETLPYHENKMTLNYEKTDEWGLPTITFDAEFKENELKMRKDMVEQAVEMLEKGGFKDVAGYDDIGAPGLGIHEMGTARMGRDPKTSVLNGNNQVHAVRNVYVTDGAFMTSAGCQNPSLTYMAMTARAADHASKNFKKSNA
- a CDS encoding gluconate 2-dehydrogenase subunit 3 family protein; this encodes MNRRQALRNIGLGAGAIIVGPTTLSLLQSCKNDPTYNWEPTFLAASNGFALKQILEVIIPKTDTPGAEDLNIAEFIDSYMEEVASEERQENFKQSADAFSRAFKNEFDKEEGEGSAEEYEQIVAKYLKATPAERDEIAKRNTETQDPQDKDQKVTLDADAGTLAYLEEIRSMGIWAYKTSEEIGENVMWYDPIPGEYIPCGPTDELGGGKAMSL
- a CDS encoding phosphoribosylaminoimidazolesuccinocarboxamide synthase, with product MKNTITETNFNFPGQTDVYKGKVRDVYTLKNNKLVIVATDRLSAFDVVMPKGIPYKGQILNQIATKMMEATRNIVPNWLEATPDPNVAVGQACQPFKIEMVIRGYLAGHAAREYKAGKRMLCGVEMPNGMKENDKFPVPIITPATKAEQGDHDEDISKEDILKRAIVTKEDYEILEKYTRNLFKRGTEIAAKRDLILVDTKYEFGKTADGEIVLIDEIHTPDSSRYFYADGYRERQDKDEPQKQLSKEFVRQWLIENQFQGKEGQILPEMSDKYIESVSERYVELYEKITGEAFVKSDINNIETRIENNVLEYLK
- a CDS encoding PhoH family protein; this encodes MNEIVIELSEINPREFFGQQNENIELLKKYFPKLKIVARGNQIRVFGDEEMLEEFDERITMLMDHFGKYNKLDENVIERVLTSEDRSDYQTSEDSGEVLVHGVGGKLIKPQTANQRKLVELMRKNDMVFAIGPAGTGKTYTGVALAVKALKEKQVRRIILTRPAVEAGENLGFLPGDLKEKLDPYMQPLYDALRDMIPQERLDSFIEKGVIQIAPLAFMRGRTLDNAFVILDEAQNTTHAQMKMFLTRMGKSAKFMITGDPGQIDLPRRVISGLKEALLVLKEVKGVGMIYLDDKDVIRHRLVKKIISAYKEIEHTE